One stretch of Sporichthyaceae bacterium DNA includes these proteins:
- a CDS encoding MFS transporter, which translates to MATTVHSAIPARLDRLPWSPFHTRMVIALGVAWVLDGLEITIASNVANKLSTPDVLGLSATAAGALASVYLAGEVVGALLFGRLSDRLGRRNLFAVTLIVYFAGSAATALTPGASTGAVAYLYATRFVAGMGIGGEYAAINSAIDELIPARYRGRVDIAVNGTYWGGAALAAVLQVPLLDGSIDPGVGWRVAFLIGPILALGILFVRRNLPESPRWQLMHGRTAQAEASIQFIEDEVRASGRTLPEVPADAAIAVRPSTDRGYLTLLRVLFAAQPRRAVLGATLMITQSFLYNAIFFTYATVLSAFFGVPSGRTSWYFIPFAVGNLVGPLALGPLFDKVGRKPMIGGCYLGSGVLLAVNALLFRAGAYTATTQTFAWCGIFFLASAGASAAYLTVSEIFPLEVRAKAIAVFFAIAQGVGALGPVFYGALIDKAHPDPDKLMLGYLVGAAVMAVGGLVEFALGVPAENRPLEDVSGLLTETGLSESRPLGKLATR; encoded by the coding sequence GTGGCGACGACCGTGCACAGCGCGATCCCGGCCCGCCTCGACCGGTTGCCGTGGTCGCCGTTCCACACCCGCATGGTCATCGCGCTGGGCGTGGCGTGGGTGCTGGACGGGCTGGAGATCACCATCGCCAGCAACGTCGCGAACAAGCTGTCCACCCCCGACGTGCTCGGCCTGTCCGCCACCGCAGCCGGCGCGCTGGCCTCGGTGTACCTCGCGGGCGAGGTCGTGGGTGCGCTGCTGTTCGGGCGGCTGTCCGACCGGCTGGGCCGACGCAACCTGTTCGCGGTCACGCTCATCGTCTATTTCGCGGGTTCCGCGGCCACCGCGCTCACCCCCGGAGCGAGTACCGGCGCGGTGGCCTACCTCTATGCCACGCGTTTCGTGGCCGGCATGGGCATCGGCGGGGAGTACGCCGCGATCAACTCGGCCATCGACGAACTCATCCCGGCCCGCTACCGGGGACGGGTGGACATCGCGGTCAACGGCACCTACTGGGGCGGCGCCGCGCTGGCCGCGGTGTTGCAGGTTCCGCTGTTGGACGGCTCCATCGATCCCGGTGTCGGCTGGCGGGTGGCCTTCCTGATCGGCCCGATCCTCGCCCTGGGCATCCTGTTCGTGCGCCGCAACCTGCCGGAGAGTCCCCGCTGGCAACTCATGCACGGCCGCACCGCGCAGGCCGAGGCGTCCATCCAGTTCATCGAGGACGAGGTCCGCGCCTCCGGCCGGACCCTGCCCGAGGTCCCCGCGGATGCCGCCATCGCGGTGCGGCCCAGCACCGACCGCGGCTACCTGACGCTGCTGCGCGTGCTGTTCGCCGCCCAGCCGCGGCGCGCCGTGCTCGGCGCCACCCTGATGATCACCCAGTCCTTCCTCTACAACGCCATCTTCTTCACCTACGCCACCGTGCTGTCCGCCTTCTTCGGCGTCCCGTCCGGTCGCACCAGCTGGTACTTCATCCCGTTCGCGGTCGGGAACCTCGTCGGTCCGCTGGCGCTGGGCCCGCTGTTCGACAAGGTCGGCCGCAAGCCGATGATCGGCGGCTGCTACCTCGGCTCCGGGGTGCTGCTCGCGGTCAACGCACTGCTGTTCCGCGCCGGCGCCTACACCGCCACCACCCAGACCTTCGCCTGGTGCGGCATCTTCTTCCTCGCCTCCGCCGGCGCCAGCGCGGCCTATCTGACGGTCAGTGAGATTTTTCCGCTGGAGGTGCGGGCCAAGGCCATCGCGGTGTTCTTCGCGATTGCGCAGGGCGTCGGCGCGCTCGGTCCCGTCTTCTACGGCGCGCTCATCGACAAGGCGCACCCCGACCCGGACAAGTTGATGCTCGGCTACCTGGTTGGTGCCGCGGTGATGGCCGTGGGCGGCCTGGTCGAGTTCGCGCTCGGCGTCCCGGCGGAGAACCGTCCGCTGGAGGACGTGTCGGGTCTGTTGACCGAAACCGGGTTGTCCGAATCCCGACCGCTCGGTAAGTTAGCCACTCGTTAG
- a CDS encoding NAD(P)H-dependent oxidoreductase, which produces MTRIAIVVGSTRRGRRSELVAEWVARLAEKRDDAEFVVLDLADWDLPMFNDENPPALGTAPSDPQVKKWAVAVGACDGFVFITPEYNHSVPGVLKNAIDHLFYQWHHKAAGFVSYGSAGGVRAVEQLRLVLAEVKVATVRSQVFLSMFTDFSITDPSEPGEFHPGEQQEPALEGMFDEVIAWSNALAPVRVA; this is translated from the coding sequence ATGACCCGCATTGCCATCGTCGTCGGCAGTACCCGCCGCGGCCGCCGCAGCGAACTCGTCGCCGAGTGGGTGGCCCGGCTCGCCGAGAAGCGGGACGACGCGGAGTTCGTGGTGCTCGATCTGGCCGACTGGGATCTGCCGATGTTCAACGATGAGAACCCGCCCGCCCTGGGCACGGCGCCGAGCGACCCGCAGGTGAAGAAGTGGGCGGTCGCGGTGGGCGCGTGTGACGGCTTCGTCTTCATCACCCCGGAGTACAACCATTCAGTGCCGGGCGTGCTGAAGAACGCCATCGACCACCTCTTCTATCAGTGGCACCACAAGGCCGCGGGCTTCGTCTCCTACGGCTCGGCCGGCGGGGTGCGGGCGGTGGAGCAACTGCGCCTGGTGCTGGCCGAGGTCAAGGTGGCCACGGTGCGCAGTCAGGTCTTCCTCTCGATGTTCACCGACTTCAGCATCACCGATCCGAGTGAACCGGGAGAGTTCCACCCCGGCGAGCAGCAGGAGCCCGCGCTGGAGGGCATGTTCGACGAGGTAATTGCCTGGAGCAACGCTTTGGCCCCCGTGCGCGTGGCCTGA
- a CDS encoding DUF4235 domain-containing protein — MRKFTYRILAFATALAGGKVARKLTTKFRTRMDANLDPTSREARWVPVLTAAAIQAAIEATVRASAKRGSAAAVAKATGEWPIVEQKAATAAT, encoded by the coding sequence ATGCGCAAGTTCACCTACCGGATCCTTGCCTTTGCGACGGCATTGGCCGGCGGCAAGGTCGCGCGCAAGCTCACGACGAAATTCCGCACACGCATGGATGCGAACCTCGACCCGACCAGTCGCGAGGCCCGTTGGGTGCCGGTACTCACCGCGGCGGCCATCCAGGCCGCGATCGAGGCAACGGTGCGGGCCAGCGCGAAGCGGGGCAGCGCGGCGGCCGTGGCGAAGGCCACCGGTGAATGGCCGATCGTGGAGCAGAAGGCCGCTACCGCGGCGACGTGA
- a CDS encoding MarR family transcriptional regulator has protein sequence MSADTRAPFARVSTDDPQDALWRAWDHFDVALRQARGRAVHATLDGLTHSQFRLLTALSRTSDVRCVQLAEQLGVTAPTVTRMLTGLEKQGMVERARTVDDRRGVSIRLTAAGREALLAKEAVITAKRQELYDSLTPAERSQAERLFRRLAEQLDVL, from the coding sequence ATGTCCGCGGACACCCGCGCGCCTTTCGCGCGGGTCAGCACCGACGACCCGCAGGACGCCCTCTGGCGCGCCTGGGACCACTTCGACGTCGCCCTGCGCCAGGCCCGCGGCCGTGCGGTGCACGCCACCCTTGACGGCCTGACGCACTCCCAGTTCCGCCTGCTCACCGCGCTGTCCCGGACCAGCGACGTCCGCTGCGTGCAGCTGGCCGAGCAGCTCGGCGTCACCGCCCCCACCGTCACCCGAATGCTCACCGGCCTGGAGAAGCAAGGCATGGTCGAGCGCGCCCGCACCGTCGACGACCGCCGCGGCGTCAGCATTCGATTGACCGCCGCCGGCCGCGAGGCGCTGCTCGCCAAGGAGGCGGTCATCACCGCCAAACGACAGGAGCTCTACGACTCGCTGACCCCCGCCGAGCGCAGTCAGGCCGAACGACTTTTCCGCCGTCTCGCCGAACAGTTGGACGTCCTGTGA
- a CDS encoding CsbD family protein: MDKQSGPEAGLSGIVEDAKGKAKEAVGAVVGNEDMRREGEAQQHKADAQRDVAQKEGEADKARAEARAHETEQRSHQNR, translated from the coding sequence ATGGATAAGCAATCCGGTCCCGAAGCAGGCCTCAGCGGCATCGTCGAGGACGCGAAGGGCAAGGCCAAGGAAGCCGTGGGCGCGGTCGTCGGCAACGAGGACATGCGCCGCGAGGGGGAGGCACAACAGCACAAGGCCGACGCGCAGCGCGACGTCGCGCAGAAGGAAGGCGAGGCCGACAAGGCGCGCGCCGAGGCGCGGGCGCACGAGACCGAGCAGCGTTCCCACCAGAACCGCTGA
- a CDS encoding peroxiredoxin codes for MSLLIGDTAPDFEVDSTQGRIKFHEWIGDSWAVLFSHPKDFTPVCTTELGYMAHLKPEFDKRNTKIIGLSVDSTDDHEGWARDIEETQGTAPNDPLIGDKDFVVSKLYGMLPASTSGDAKSRTPADNMTVRNVFVIGPDKKIKLVLVYPMSTGRNFDEVLRVIDSLQLTAKHSVSTPVNWQPGEDVIISGSVNNEKAKEIFGSWKEPKPYIRIVPQPQ; via the coding sequence GTGAGTCTGCTCATCGGCGACACCGCCCCCGACTTCGAGGTAGACAGCACTCAGGGTCGCATCAAGTTCCACGAGTGGATCGGTGACTCCTGGGCCGTCCTCTTCTCGCACCCGAAGGACTTCACCCCGGTCTGCACCACCGAGCTGGGCTACATGGCCCACCTGAAGCCGGAGTTCGACAAGCGCAACACAAAGATCATTGGTCTGTCCGTGGACTCCACCGACGACCACGAGGGCTGGGCCCGCGACATCGAGGAGACCCAGGGCACCGCGCCGAACGACCCGCTGATCGGCGACAAGGACTTCGTCGTCTCCAAGCTCTACGGCATGCTGCCCGCGTCCACCTCGGGTGACGCCAAGTCCCGCACGCCGGCGGACAACATGACCGTGCGCAACGTGTTCGTGATCGGCCCGGACAAGAAGATCAAGCTGGTGCTCGTCTACCCGATGAGCACCGGCCGCAATTTCGACGAGGTGCTGCGCGTCATCGACTCGCTGCAGCTCACCGCCAAGCACTCGGTGTCCACGCCGGTGAACTGGCAGCCCGGCGAGGACGTGATCATCTCCGGCTCGGTGAACAACGAGAAGGCCAAGGAGATCTTCGGCAGCTGGAAGGAGCCGAAGCCCTACATCCGCATCGTGCCGCAGCCCCAGTAG
- a CDS encoding DUF5709 domain-containing protein yields MTDRQDAETYHGYSVDVEDQPQTGEDSNSSNRGLREPLDEGYSPPEKPSGVQRRGVTAQEEARGASLDDLLAEEEPDPDPYRAVPEHVSGEVGDRRAGRLVEPDEGTRGDADEQMSAVDVGIDGAAASAEEAAVHVIPDEDGAR; encoded by the coding sequence ATGACGGACCGTCAGGACGCCGAGACATATCACGGTTACAGCGTGGACGTGGAGGACCAACCGCAGACCGGCGAGGACAGCAATAGCTCCAACCGTGGCCTGCGCGAACCACTGGACGAGGGCTACTCGCCGCCGGAGAAGCCGTCCGGCGTGCAGCGTCGCGGGGTCACCGCGCAGGAAGAGGCCCGCGGTGCGTCGCTGGACGACCTGCTGGCCGAGGAGGAACCGGACCCCGACCCGTATCGCGCGGTGCCCGAACACGTGAGTGGGGAGGTCGGCGATCGGCGCGCCGGCCGCCTCGTCGAGCCGGACGAGGGCACCCGCGGTGATGCGGATGAGCAGATGTCCGCGGTGGATGTGGGTATCGATGGTGCGGCGGCCTCTGCCGAGGAAGCCGCGGTGCACGTGATCCCCGACGAGGACGGAGCCCGCTGA
- a CDS encoding MFS transporter, whose translation MSLGQQRRSSTVTLVALVSASMSYTLSQTLVSPVLPLLQHDLHTTTSTVTFILTAYLLVASVATPIVGRLGDMFGKERMMMITLMCFAAGAFVSAVSTSIWPMIAGRAVQGIGGAIFPLAYGIIRDEFPRERVGSAIGLVSATFGIGGGIGLVAAGPIVEHMSYHWLYWFGLMVVLVSALLTYLFVPESPVKTPARIDWGGAALLSAGLVALLGAVSEGNGWGWLSLRVVWLVALGLALLVLLVTYELGRREPLVDMRMSAQRAVLTPNLAGFLVGFGMFGSFIIIPQFVQVSPDSGYGFGASITKAGVFMLPSTVGMMVSGPLAGWVGNKFGSKLSLMIGCLAEALAFLSLTVEHSHPWSVYVGSGLMGIGVGFAYAGMANLILDAVPQTATGAASGINTIMRTIGGALGGQIAATLIAGHVQANGLPGEVGFTASFAMFTVAGVLAMVATAAIPARVTVPTVIDTEAAAQPSGEPGHLAITGTVHAAHGPLYAAVVVLLDSTGAVVQSTRTDFDGGYRFPDPPVGGESVVVFADGFAPQVRDLTHHAWAEIVLAPAPALAVS comes from the coding sequence GTGAGCCTCGGGCAGCAGCGTCGCTCCAGCACCGTGACCCTTGTCGCCCTGGTCTCGGCGTCGATGAGCTACACGCTCAGCCAGACGTTGGTCTCCCCGGTGCTGCCGCTGCTGCAGCACGACCTGCACACCACGACCAGCACCGTCACCTTCATCCTCACCGCCTACCTGCTGGTGGCCTCCGTGGCCACGCCGATCGTCGGCCGCCTCGGCGACATGTTCGGCAAGGAGCGGATGATGATGATCACGCTGATGTGCTTCGCGGCGGGCGCGTTCGTCTCCGCGGTGTCCACCTCGATCTGGCCGATGATCGCCGGCCGGGCCGTGCAGGGCATCGGCGGTGCGATCTTCCCGTTGGCCTACGGCATCATCCGCGACGAGTTCCCGCGGGAGCGGGTCGGCTCGGCCATCGGCTTGGTCAGCGCGACGTTCGGCATCGGCGGCGGCATCGGCCTGGTCGCGGCCGGTCCGATCGTCGAGCACATGTCGTATCACTGGCTGTACTGGTTCGGCCTGATGGTGGTCCTCGTCTCCGCATTGTTGACCTACCTGTTCGTGCCCGAGTCCCCGGTGAAGACCCCGGCGAGGATCGACTGGGGCGGCGCGGCCCTGCTCTCCGCGGGCCTGGTGGCCCTGCTGGGCGCGGTCAGCGAGGGCAACGGCTGGGGCTGGCTGTCGCTGCGCGTCGTGTGGTTGGTGGCGCTGGGGCTGGCCCTGTTGGTGCTACTGGTCACCTACGAACTCGGGCGGCGGGAGCCACTGGTCGACATGCGCATGTCCGCGCAGCGCGCCGTGCTCACCCCGAACCTGGCCGGATTCCTCGTCGGCTTCGGCATGTTCGGCTCGTTCATCATCATCCCGCAGTTCGTGCAGGTCTCGCCGGACTCCGGGTACGGGTTCGGCGCCTCGATCACCAAGGCCGGCGTGTTCATGCTGCCCTCGACGGTGGGCATGATGGTCAGCGGACCGCTGGCCGGCTGGGTCGGCAACAAGTTCGGGTCCAAGCTCTCGCTGATGATCGGCTGCCTTGCCGAAGCGCTGGCCTTCCTTTCCCTCACCGTCGAGCACAGCCACCCCTGGTCCGTTTACGTAGGGTCCGGCTTGATGGGCATCGGCGTCGGCTTCGCCTATGCGGGCATGGCCAACCTGATCCTGGACGCCGTGCCGCAGACCGCCACCGGCGCCGCCTCCGGCATCAACACGATCATGCGGACCATCGGCGGAGCGCTCGGCGGGCAGATCGCGGCCACCCTGATCGCCGGGCATGTGCAGGCCAACGGGCTGCCCGGCGAGGTCGGCTTCACCGCGTCGTTCGCGATGTTCACCGTCGCGGGCGTGCTGGCCATGGTGGCCACCGCGGCAATCCCGGCCCGGGTCACGGTGCCCACCGTCATTGACACCGAGGCTGCGGCGCAGCCCAGCGGCGAACCCGGCCACCTCGCGATCACCGGCACCGTGCACGCCGCGCACGGCCCGCTGTACGCCGCGGTGGTCGTGCTGTTGGACTCCACAGGCGCGGTCGTGCAGAGCACCCGCACCGATTTCGACGGCGGGTACCGGTTCCCGGACCCGCCGGTGGGCGGGGAGTCAGTGGTGGTGTTCGCCGACGGGTTCGCCCCGCAGGTCCGCGACCTGACCCACCACGCGTGGGCGGAGATCGTGCTGGCTCCGGCCCCGGCCCTGGCCGTTTCCTAG